One Ethanoligenens harbinense YUAN-3 genomic window carries:
- a CDS encoding UDP-N-acetylglucosamine 1-carboxyvinyltransferase has product MNKYVITGGKKLQGEVSISGAKNAAVAILPATVLAGGVCRIENVPNISDVSSLLDILTHMGARVRFLQRSVVEIDTTHLHTPQVPYELARKMRASCYFLGALLGRYHRAQVAMPGGCDFGVRPIDQHIKGMELLGATVLLEHGVVEVSASALCGTSIYLDVVSVGATVNVLLSAVCSEGLTVIENAAKEPHIVDLANFLNAMGADVRGAGTDVIKVHGVPRLHGCTYSIIPDQIEAGTFMAAAAATGGRVLLKNVIPKHLESISAKLAEMGVQITEYDDSLLVERNGALNHANLKTMPHPGFPTDMQPQMAVLLSLAQGTSIITEGVWDNRFRYVEELKRMGANIQVDGKIAVVEGVGRLLAAPVKATDLRAGAAMLIAGLVAHGVTEIEDIRHIERGYEYVDEKFRALGAQIERVSVTPDGEPLASAV; this is encoded by the coding sequence TTGAATAAGTATGTCATCACAGGCGGGAAAAAACTTCAGGGCGAAGTGAGCATCAGCGGCGCGAAAAATGCTGCTGTGGCGATATTGCCGGCAACCGTGCTGGCCGGCGGCGTATGCCGCATCGAGAACGTTCCCAATATCAGCGACGTAAGTAGCCTGTTGGATATTCTGACGCACATGGGCGCGCGGGTGCGTTTTCTGCAGCGCTCGGTGGTGGAAATCGATACGACCCATCTGCACACGCCGCAGGTGCCGTATGAACTCGCACGGAAAATGCGTGCGTCCTGCTATTTTCTGGGCGCACTGCTGGGGCGCTATCACAGGGCGCAGGTGGCGATGCCGGGCGGCTGTGATTTCGGTGTGCGCCCGATCGATCAGCACATTAAAGGGATGGAACTGCTTGGCGCGACCGTCCTGCTCGAGCACGGTGTGGTGGAGGTTTCGGCATCCGCCCTGTGCGGCACCTCGATTTATCTGGATGTGGTGTCCGTGGGCGCGACGGTGAACGTTCTGCTTTCCGCCGTCTGCAGCGAAGGTCTGACGGTGATCGAAAACGCGGCGAAAGAGCCGCATATCGTTGATCTGGCAAACTTCCTGAATGCCATGGGCGCAGATGTGCGCGGAGCGGGCACCGACGTCATCAAGGTGCATGGCGTGCCCCGTCTGCATGGCTGCACCTATTCCATCATCCCGGACCAGATCGAGGCGGGAACGTTTATGGCGGCGGCTGCGGCGACCGGCGGGCGCGTGCTCCTGAAAAACGTTATTCCCAAGCATCTGGAGTCGATCTCCGCGAAACTGGCGGAAATGGGCGTGCAGATCACCGAGTACGACGACTCGCTCCTGGTCGAACGTAACGGCGCGCTCAACCATGCCAACCTGAAAACCATGCCGCATCCCGGTTTCCCCACCGATATGCAGCCGCAGATGGCGGTGCTGCTTTCGCTTGCGCAAGGTACCAGCATCATCACCGAGGGTGTGTGGGACAATCGTTTCCGCTATGTGGAAGAACTCAAGCGGATGGGCGCGAACATTCAGGTGGACGGCAAGATCGCGGTCGTAGAAGGCGTGGGCAGGTTGCTGGCGGCCCCTGTGAAGGCGACCGATCTGCGGGCCGGCGCGGCCATGCTGATCGCCGGGCTGGTGGCGCATGGCGTCACGGAGATCGAGGATATCCGGCATATTGAGCGTGGCTATGAGTATGTGGATGAAAAATTCCGGGCACTGGGCGCGCAGATCGAGCGCGTGTCCGTCACACCGGATGGTGAACCGCTGGCCAGTGCGGTCTGA
- a CDS encoding MBL fold metallo-hydrolase, giving the protein MARFCSLYSGSSGNCIYVEDGDAGVLIDAGVSMRRICAGLLAIGSDISRVRAVFLTHEHSDHIKALPMLFKKYEIPVFATPGTIRGACAAVEALNPDRFEQMETGCCAEVGGMAVSSFATSHDSLESVGYRISFAGGEDAAVATDLGFVDEPVMRGVQGCKMVMLESNHDIDMLRNGRYPYYLKRRILSAMGHLSNRDCAAVLPALADAGMRHVVLAHLSADNNLPALALETATEALCAAGMQDMVSVEAAPRSGPGRVYTL; this is encoded by the coding sequence ATGGCGAGGTTTTGCTCACTTTACAGCGGCAGCAGCGGCAACTGCATCTATGTGGAAGACGGGGATGCCGGCGTCCTGATCGACGCGGGCGTCAGCATGCGGCGCATCTGCGCGGGCCTGCTGGCCATTGGGTCGGACATTTCGCGCGTGCGCGCCGTATTCCTTACGCACGAACACAGTGACCACATCAAGGCTCTGCCGATGCTGTTCAAAAAATATGAGATCCCGGTTTTTGCCACGCCGGGTACCATTCGGGGCGCCTGCGCCGCGGTGGAGGCGCTGAATCCGGATCGCTTTGAGCAGATGGAAACCGGTTGCTGTGCCGAAGTGGGCGGAATGGCCGTTTCTTCATTTGCCACCTCGCACGACAGCTTGGAGAGCGTAGGCTATCGCATTTCATTTGCGGGCGGAGAGGATGCCGCCGTGGCGACGGATCTGGGCTTTGTGGATGAGCCTGTGATGCGCGGTGTGCAGGGCTGCAAAATGGTTATGCTTGAGTCCAACCACGACATTGACATGCTGCGCAACGGCCGGTATCCGTATTATCTGAAGCGCCGCATCCTGTCGGCCATGGGGCATCTTTCCAACCGGGACTGCGCCGCCGTGTTACCGGCGCTGGCGGATGCGGGCATGCGGCATGTGGTATTGGCGCATCTGAGCGCGGACAATAACCTGCCCGCGTTGGCGCTGGAAACCGCGACAGAGGCTCTTTGCGCCGCGGGGATGCAGGATATGGTGAGTGTGGAGGCCGCTCCGCGGAGCGGCCCGGGCCGTGTTTATACATTGTGA
- a CDS encoding 23S rRNA (pseudouridine(1915)-N(3))-methyltransferase RlmH, with the protein MLSIELWCVGGLKESYWKAACTEYSKRLGAWANVTVHELREQPLPKDVSPLQIEMSLRAEGVRLLAALPKDACVTALCVEGREMDSGALAQTLDRRMTGGQSRFCYVIGGSHGLSAEVKARADEKFSLSRMTMPHMLARVFLLEQLYRAISILHGANYHK; encoded by the coding sequence ATGCTTTCGATTGAATTGTGGTGTGTCGGTGGGCTGAAAGAGTCCTATTGGAAAGCGGCCTGCACCGAATACAGCAAGCGGCTGGGCGCGTGGGCGAATGTGACCGTGCATGAGCTGCGTGAGCAGCCGCTGCCCAAGGATGTTTCTCCCTTGCAGATTGAGATGTCGCTGCGGGCGGAAGGAGTTCGGCTGTTGGCGGCGCTTCCCAAAGATGCATGTGTTACAGCGCTTTGCGTGGAGGGCCGGGAGATGGACTCGGGAGCGCTGGCGCAGACGTTGGACCGGCGGATGACCGGCGGTCAGTCCAGATTTTGTTATGTGATCGGCGGCTCCCACGGGCTTTCCGCGGAAGTGAAAGCTCGTGCCGATGAGAAGTTTTCCCTTTCTCGCATGACAATGCCGCATATGTTGGCACGCGTGTTTCTGCTGGAACAGCTCTACCGTGCCATCAGTATTCTGCATGGTGCAAACTATCATAAATAA
- a CDS encoding CBS domain-containing protein, translating into MQVSEIMTTRIVSVEPTATVREAATLMSRNNIGSVPVVDGGAVRGMLTDRDIVLRCVSENKDADTVKVSDICTHGAVSVRPQDPVSNAMHLMSAEQVRRLPVVDNGKLVGMLSFADVAREKTGMEVAQSISEISMP; encoded by the coding sequence ATGCAGGTAAGTGAGATCATGACTACGCGGATCGTCAGTGTGGAGCCGACCGCAACGGTGCGGGAAGCCGCCACGCTGATGAGCCGCAACAACATCGGCTCCGTGCCGGTGGTGGACGGTGGCGCCGTGCGCGGTATGCTGACCGACCGGGATATCGTGCTGCGCTGTGTATCCGAAAACAAAGATGCGGACACCGTAAAGGTTTCGGATATCTGCACGCATGGCGCGGTGTCCGTGCGGCCGCAGGACCCGGTGAGCAATGCTATGCACCTGATGTCTGCGGAGCAGGTGCGGCGGCTGCCGGTGGTGGATAACGGCAAACTGGTGGGGATGCTGAGCTTTGCCGACGTTGCCCGCGAAAAAACGGGCATGGAAGTTGCCCAATCTATCTCGGAAATTTCCATGCCGTGA
- the spoIVB gene encoding SpoIVB peptidase, with the protein MKKYLRSAWVLAGMTMLSAVLCGELFAGALPDTLQVHQGQTLQFAGLPLSSTQDGAVSAGRTLRAGATYTADVRLLGLFQVKNVRVQVVPARSVVPDGEPFGIKLYTEGVMVVGITDVDTAAGKQSPAAEAGIRKGDILVAINGQTVNSNTEVGERFAGSAGEVCTLSMRRGGMAFQTRLRPRQSVTDGVFKAGLWVRDSTAGIGTVTYFDPQNGVYAGLGHPVCDADTGKVLPLLEGEAVNSTITGVDKGTKGKTGELIGTLADAHLGSLLINGSTGVYGVLTQPRAGKSYPVATRQQVHVGKATMLVTTDEAGPRAYAVCIEQVRYGSGSGEHNMVVRVTDPALISRTGGIVQGMSGSPLLQDGMFIGAVTHVFVNDPEKGYAIFAENMLQTAQTLAERH; encoded by the coding sequence ATGAAGAAATATCTGCGTTCTGCATGGGTACTGGCAGGCATGACCATGCTTTCGGCCGTGTTGTGTGGAGAATTGTTTGCCGGGGCGCTGCCGGATACGCTGCAGGTGCACCAGGGACAGACGCTGCAATTTGCAGGCTTGCCGCTTTCCTCCACGCAAGACGGGGCGGTGAGTGCCGGACGTACCCTTCGCGCGGGCGCGACTTATACCGCCGATGTCCGCTTGCTTGGCCTGTTCCAGGTGAAGAACGTGCGAGTGCAGGTGGTGCCGGCGCGCAGCGTGGTGCCCGATGGGGAACCGTTCGGCATCAAGCTTTATACCGAAGGTGTGATGGTTGTCGGCATCACCGATGTGGATACAGCCGCCGGCAAACAGTCGCCCGCCGCCGAGGCCGGTATCCGCAAAGGAGATATTCTGGTGGCCATCAACGGGCAGACGGTTAACTCCAACACGGAAGTGGGCGAGCGCTTTGCCGGTTCGGCAGGCGAGGTCTGTACACTCAGTATGCGGCGCGGCGGCATGGCGTTCCAGACACGCCTGCGTCCGCGGCAGAGCGTGACGGACGGTGTGTTCAAAGCAGGCCTTTGGGTACGGGACAGCACGGCGGGCATCGGTACCGTTACCTATTTTGATCCGCAAAACGGGGTATATGCTGGGCTGGGGCACCCTGTTTGCGATGCGGATACCGGCAAGGTGCTGCCGCTTCTGGAAGGGGAGGCTGTGAACAGCACTATCACCGGCGTGGACAAGGGCACCAAAGGAAAGACCGGTGAGTTGATCGGCACGCTGGCCGACGCCCACCTGGGCAGTCTGCTCATTAACGGCAGTACCGGCGTCTATGGTGTACTCACCCAGCCGCGGGCGGGCAAAAGTTATCCGGTGGCCACACGACAGCAGGTGCATGTGGGAAAGGCGACGATGCTTGTCACAACGGATGAGGCGGGCCCTCGCGCGTATGCCGTATGCATTGAGCAGGTGCGCTACGGAAGTGGAAGCGGCGAACACAATATGGTGGTGCGGGTGACAGACCCGGCGCTTATTTCCCGTACCGGCGGAATCGTGCAGGGCATGAGCGGCAGTCCGCTTCTTCAGGATGGCATGTTTATCGGGGCAGTCACGCATGTTTTTGTCAACGACCCCGAAAAAGGGTACGCGATTTTTGCAGAAAACATGTTGCAGACGGCTCAAACGCTTGCAGAGCGGCATTAA
- the spo0A gene encoding sporulation transcription factor Spo0A, protein MDKKLKVLVADNSAEMGQVCAATLRTYGMDVVTIAKDGQEVLDSLQGEVPEVVLMNAFMTRIDAIGVLKAVRRMNLSHRPVMIVMSTDNNGAISAQVMEAGADYFFPMPFDHDLLAERINQLAGGEKELHTASAKPLTASYDSSQDVEMIVTKIFHQIGVPAHIKGYHYLREAIMMAIHNIDIINSITKQLYPSVAKKYGTTSSRVERAIRHAIEVAWDRGDVDILNSYFGYTIHNSRGKPTNSEFIAMIADKLRLQLHIS, encoded by the coding sequence ATGGATAAAAAATTGAAAGTATTGGTTGCTGATAACAGTGCGGAGATGGGGCAGGTTTGTGCCGCCACATTACGTACCTATGGGATGGATGTCGTCACCATTGCCAAAGACGGCCAGGAGGTGCTCGACAGCTTGCAGGGAGAAGTACCTGAAGTTGTCCTGATGAACGCGTTTATGACCCGGATCGATGCGATCGGTGTCCTGAAGGCCGTGCGACGAATGAACCTTTCGCACCGGCCGGTGATGATCGTGATGTCCACCGACAACAACGGCGCTATCAGCGCACAGGTGATGGAAGCGGGAGCGGATTATTTCTTCCCCATGCCGTTTGATCATGATCTTCTGGCAGAGCGCATCAACCAACTGGCCGGGGGCGAGAAGGAACTGCACACAGCTTCTGCCAAGCCGTTGACTGCGTCGTATGACTCATCCCAGGATGTGGAGATGATTGTTACCAAGATTTTTCATCAGATCGGTGTGCCGGCGCACATCAAGGGCTACCATTATCTGCGGGAAGCCATCATGATGGCCATCCACAACATAGATATCATCAACTCTATCACCAAGCAACTGTATCCTTCCGTGGCCAAAAAATATGGCACCACTTCGTCACGCGTGGAACGGGCCATCCGCCATGCCATCGAGGTGGCGTGGGACCGGGGAGATGTCGATATCCTCAACTCTTATTTCGGCTATACCATCCACAACAGCCGTGGCAAGCCTACCAACAGCGAATTTATTGCCATGATTGCCGACAAACTGCGTCTGCAACTGCATATTTCGTGA
- a CDS encoding TrkA C-terminal domain-containing protein, whose product MASSAQITVPRYLKIAVDLAARIASGEIPEGEKLKGRSILSTEYHVSPETIRRAMSILADKQVVEIYLGSGIIVASKAKAIQFVNSFQDDESISHLRRELAQLFAKREQMDEEIMTLTSRIIDMYKYKRSDLISPVEVAIPDTSGAIGKSIGQLEIWHNTGATIIGVIQNTHILISPGPYYEFVKGDKALIVGDENVIGRFNAFIQGLV is encoded by the coding sequence ATGGCATCTTCCGCGCAGATCACGGTGCCGCGCTATTTGAAGATCGCGGTGGATCTGGCCGCCCGCATTGCTTCGGGCGAGATTCCCGAAGGTGAAAAGCTCAAGGGCCGCTCCATCCTTTCAACAGAATATCATGTTTCTCCCGAGACGATCCGCAGGGCCATGTCCATCCTGGCGGATAAGCAGGTGGTGGAGATTTATCTGGGCAGCGGTATCATCGTTGCGTCCAAAGCCAAAGCCATCCAGTTTGTCAACAGTTTTCAGGATGACGAGAGCATCTCGCATCTGCGCCGGGAACTCGCCCAGCTTTTTGCGAAACGTGAACAGATGGACGAAGAGATTATGACCTTGACCAGTCGGATCATTGACATGTACAAATACAAGCGCTCGGACCTGATCTCTCCGGTGGAGGTGGCTATTCCCGATACGTCCGGCGCCATCGGGAAGAGCATCGGGCAGTTGGAGATCTGGCACAATACCGGTGCCACCATTATCGGCGTGATTCAAAATACCCATATTCTGATCTCACCCGGTCCGTATTACGAATTTGTGAAAGGTGACAAAGCACTGATCGTGGGCGATGAAAACGTCATCGGTCGCTTCAATGCATTCATTCAGGGGCTTGTCTGA
- a CDS encoding HPr family phosphocarrier protein, producing MKELQYVIKDSAGIHARPAGLLVKKAAEFSSKITLKKDGKSADARRLFAIMGLGAKQGENLTIEIDGADEDAAAEAFQAFLAENL from the coding sequence ATGAAAGAACTGCAGTATGTAATCAAAGACAGCGCGGGCATCCATGCACGCCCGGCCGGCCTGCTGGTGAAAAAAGCCGCTGAGTTTTCGTCCAAAATCACTCTTAAAAAAGACGGCAAATCCGCTGACGCGCGCCGCCTGTTTGCCATCATGGGCCTGGGGGCCAAGCAGGGCGAAAACCTGACCATCGAGATCGACGGCGCCGATGAAGACGCAGCCGCAGAAGCGTTCCAGGCATTTTTGGCGGAAAATTTGTAA
- the ptsP gene encoding phosphoenolpyruvate--protein phosphotransferase produces MEILKGKGISGGIVFGKLYFYKRTELTLTRRHIDDVEAEIARYHNAKQRALDSLKALYEKALNEAGEHEAAIFEAHQMMLEDLDYEDTVVDIITKERVNAEFAVGQTADRFAEMFAAMENEYLRGRATDVRDVSERLISMLLSKGDDRLLQTDEPVIVVADDLMPSETVQLDKDQLLGFALLQGSTNSHTAILARTMSIPAVIHLDGQVDESCTGKDAIVDGFSGTVYLEPDATTVEQMTKLREQHLRHLEMLEQLKGKENITKDGQTVRVYANIGHVPDLDYVLENDAGGIGLFRSEFLYLDSADYPTEEEQFEAYKTVLEAMKGKLVIIRTLDIGADKQVDYFELPKEENPAMGFRAIRICLQRPDVFKTQLRALFRASTYGKLGIMFPMIISVEEVQKIKKIVEEVKAELKAENVTFADDVELGIMIETPAAAVISDDLAKEVDFFSIGTNDLTQYTLAVDRQNQELENFYDPHHKAILRLIKRVVENGHKHGTWVGICGELGADPTLTETFLSMGVDELSVSPSKVLEVRAKVREADVGKVKDDILKSIEG; encoded by the coding sequence ATGGAAATATTAAAAGGCAAAGGGATTTCCGGCGGCATCGTGTTCGGCAAACTGTATTTTTACAAACGCACGGAACTGACGCTTACACGCCGCCACATTGACGATGTGGAAGCGGAGATCGCGCGTTACCACAATGCCAAACAGCGTGCGCTCGACAGCCTAAAGGCGCTCTATGAAAAAGCGCTCAACGAGGCCGGTGAGCACGAAGCGGCGATTTTCGAAGCCCACCAGATGATGCTGGAAGACCTTGACTATGAAGATACCGTGGTTGACATCATCACGAAAGAACGCGTGAATGCTGAATTCGCGGTGGGGCAGACGGCGGATCGCTTTGCGGAGATGTTTGCTGCTATGGAAAATGAGTATCTGCGCGGCCGGGCGACCGACGTGCGCGACGTTTCCGAACGACTGATTTCCATGTTGCTCTCCAAAGGCGACGACAGGCTGCTTCAGACCGATGAACCGGTCATCGTAGTGGCGGATGATCTGATGCCGAGCGAAACGGTGCAGCTCGATAAAGACCAACTGCTGGGCTTTGCGCTCTTGCAGGGCTCCACCAACTCCCACACCGCCATCCTCGCCCGCACCATGAGCATTCCGGCGGTCATCCATCTCGACGGCCAAGTGGATGAGAGCTGCACCGGCAAAGACGCGATCGTGGACGGGTTCTCCGGCACGGTTTACCTTGAGCCGGACGCCACTACCGTGGAGCAGATGACCAAGCTGCGTGAGCAGCACCTCCGGCATCTGGAAATGCTCGAGCAGCTCAAGGGCAAGGAAAATATCACCAAAGACGGGCAGACGGTGCGCGTTTACGCCAATATCGGCCATGTGCCCGATCTGGACTATGTGCTCGAAAACGATGCGGGCGGCATCGGCCTGTTCCGGAGCGAGTTTTTGTATCTGGACAGTGCCGACTATCCCACCGAGGAAGAGCAGTTTGAGGCCTATAAAACGGTGCTCGAAGCCATGAAAGGCAAGCTGGTCATCATCCGCACGCTGGACATCGGCGCCGACAAGCAGGTGGATTATTTCGAACTCCCCAAAGAGGAGAACCCGGCGATGGGCTTCCGTGCCATCCGCATTTGCCTGCAGCGTCCGGATGTGTTCAAAACCCAGTTGCGCGCACTGTTCCGCGCTTCGACCTATGGCAAGCTGGGCATCATGTTCCCCATGATCATCTCGGTGGAGGAAGTCCAGAAGATCAAAAAGATTGTCGAGGAAGTCAAAGCGGAGCTCAAGGCCGAAAACGTCACGTTTGCGGACGATGTGGAGCTTGGCATTATGATCGAGACCCCGGCCGCCGCCGTTATCAGCGACGACCTGGCCAAAGAAGTGGACTTCTTCAGCATCGGCACCAACGACCTCACCCAGTACACACTGGCGGTCGACCGGCAGAACCAGGAACTGGAGAATTTCTACGATCCGCATCATAAAGCCATCCTGCGCCTTATCAAGCGCGTGGTGGAAAACGGCCACAAGCATGGTACCTGGGTGGGCATCTGCGGCGAGCTCGGTGCAGACCCCACGCTGACGGAAACCTTCCTTTCCATGGGTGTGGATGAACTGTCGGTGTCGCCGTCCAAAGTGCTGGAAGTGCGCGCTAAAGTCCGCGAGGCGGATGTCGGCAAAGTGAAAGACGACATTCTGAAATCAATCGAGGGCTGA
- a CDS encoding PRD domain-containing protein, translating into MDYRVVTAMNNNVVLACDEKTNEQIVLMSKGIGFGRRPGDIVSDDGANRQIFKLWAGEKDIGPLQADRVAVEEVVRDVVELAKAQLDVENPKLYDALLDHIQFAVDRLRFGLPIENPFIHETAVLYTREYEVATTAAQMIQSRLHVNVGEAEIGFIALHLHSAGKTGQIDRSMRSVQLYKEVMELLEREQIGNTNSRRVFLQALFDILDTVRHGIHLQFPFPAVVMQRLYAAKAQTDEICRCIEKSCKLSLDEDAIDFLILDLERLRQTNTP; encoded by the coding sequence ATGGATTATCGCGTGGTCACCGCTATGAACAATAATGTTGTGCTGGCATGCGATGAAAAAACCAATGAGCAGATCGTTCTGATGTCCAAAGGGATCGGTTTTGGCCGGAGACCGGGCGACATCGTGTCCGATGACGGTGCGAACCGGCAGATATTCAAACTCTGGGCGGGCGAAAAAGACATCGGGCCGCTGCAGGCAGACCGCGTGGCAGTGGAAGAAGTGGTTCGCGATGTGGTGGAACTGGCCAAAGCGCAGTTGGATGTGGAAAACCCCAAACTGTATGACGCGTTGCTTGACCATATTCAGTTTGCTGTTGACCGTCTGCGTTTCGGTCTGCCAATTGAAAACCCGTTTATTCACGAGACCGCCGTCCTGTATACACGCGAGTACGAAGTGGCTACCACGGCGGCCCAAATGATTCAGTCGCGTCTGCATGTGAATGTAGGCGAGGCGGAAATCGGGTTCATTGCCTTGCATCTTCATTCGGCAGGCAAAACAGGGCAGATTGACCGATCAATGCGGTCGGTGCAGCTTTACAAAGAGGTCATGGAACTGCTGGAGCGCGAGCAGATAGGCAATACGAACAGTCGGCGCGTGTTCCTGCAGGCGTTGTTCGATATACTCGATACCGTGCGGCATGGAATCCATTTGCAGTTTCCCTTTCCTGCGGTGGTTATGCAGCGCCTGTATGCCGCGAAAGCGCAAACGGATGAAATCTGCCGTTGCATTGAAAAATCCTGTAAGCTGTCGCTCGACGAAGATGCTATTGATTTCCTGATTCTGGATCTGGAGCGCTTGCGCCAGACGAATACGCCATAA
- a CDS encoding PTS sugar transporter subunit IIA: protein MFHFGRKKSEPARVVATQTGKAVALSDVPDEAFAQKMLGDGVAILPSEGTVVSPVEGEIVEVLDSLHAYGIHTKDGLDILVHIGINTVELKGEGFKAFVKVGDQVKAGDKLAEVDLALLKEKGFPAYTPIIITNSDAVKSMETTLGDTKAGETVVLTYQV from the coding sequence ATGTTTCATTTTGGCCGCAAGAAAAGCGAACCCGCCCGGGTGGTTGCCACCCAGACCGGCAAGGCTGTTGCGCTGAGTGATGTGCCGGACGAAGCGTTTGCCCAAAAAATGCTGGGCGACGGCGTTGCCATCCTGCCGAGCGAGGGCACCGTGGTGTCTCCGGTGGAAGGTGAAATCGTAGAAGTGCTCGATTCCCTCCATGCCTATGGAATCCACACCAAAGACGGGCTGGATATCCTTGTGCACATCGGCATCAACACCGTGGAGCTCAAAGGCGAAGGATTCAAGGCATTCGTCAAAGTGGGCGACCAGGTCAAAGCGGGCGACAAGCTGGCGGAAGTTGACCTTGCCCTGCTGAAGGAAAAAGGCTTCCCGGCCTATACCCCTATCATCATTACCAACAGTGATGCGGTCAAGTCTATGGAAACAACGCTTGGCGACACCAAAGCCGGTGAAACGGTGGTTCTTACCTACCAGGTCTAA
- a CDS encoding PTS transporter subunit EIIC, which translates to MNKSGAFGVLQRVGRSFMLPIALLPVAGLLLGIGSSFSNTTTLTAYHLLGVLGPGTVGNVIFTLMANTGNIIFSNLALLFAMGVALGMAEKEKGTAALAGGIAFLVMNQTINTMLQIFGKIDSTGKVLDKTVHAGAIAPVLGITTLQMGVFGGIIVGLGVAALHNRFYKIKLHDVLSFFGGVRFVPIISTVVYIGVGVVMFFLWPIIQNGIYALGGAVLGSGYIGTWIYGIIERALIPFGLHHIFYLPFWQTGVGGSMVINGKLIQGAQNIFFAELADPNWTQHFSVSATRFMSGKFPLMMFGLPGAALAMYVTAKDSKKKAVGGLLLSAALTSFLTGITEPIEFTFLFVAPVLYGIHCILAGASYMIMHILGVGIGMTFSGGVIDFILFGVLQGANKTSWPWVLVVGVAYFVIYFFLFRFLILKWQLKTPGREDDDEETKLYTRKDVEAKKAGGTAASTAAGSKDDEVSILIVDGLGGPENISNLDSCATRLRVTVEDASKVEDSVLKQSGAAGIIKSGNGIQVIYGPKVTVIKSNVEDYLEKIGKTLNS; encoded by the coding sequence ATGAACAAAAGCGGAGCTTTTGGGGTTCTGCAGCGTGTCGGGCGTTCCTTCATGCTGCCGATCGCACTTCTGCCGGTTGCAGGTCTGCTGCTCGGTATCGGTTCTTCGTTCAGCAACACGACGACCCTGACGGCCTATCATCTGTTGGGAGTTCTTGGCCCGGGCACGGTCGGCAACGTCATCTTCACCTTGATGGCCAACACCGGCAATATTATCTTCAGCAACCTGGCGCTGCTCTTTGCCATGGGCGTGGCGCTCGGCATGGCTGAAAAAGAAAAAGGCACCGCCGCGCTGGCTGGCGGCATCGCGTTCTTAGTCATGAACCAGACTATCAACACCATGCTCCAGATTTTCGGCAAAATCGACAGCACGGGTAAAGTGTTGGACAAGACCGTGCATGCGGGTGCCATCGCACCGGTGCTTGGCATCACAACACTGCAGATGGGCGTGTTCGGCGGCATCATCGTGGGCCTCGGTGTCGCGGCCCTGCACAACCGGTTCTATAAAATCAAGCTGCACGATGTGCTTTCGTTCTTCGGTGGTGTGCGTTTTGTGCCCATCATCTCCACGGTCGTATACATCGGCGTGGGTGTGGTCATGTTCTTCCTCTGGCCGATCATCCAGAACGGCATCTATGCACTGGGCGGTGCGGTGCTCGGTTCCGGTTACATCGGTACCTGGATCTACGGCATCATCGAGCGCGCGCTCATCCCGTTCGGCCTGCACCACATCTTCTACCTGCCGTTCTGGCAGACCGGTGTGGGCGGCTCCATGGTCATCAACGGCAAACTGATTCAGGGCGCGCAGAACATCTTCTTCGCGGAACTGGCCGATCCGAACTGGACACAGCACTTCAGCGTGAGCGCCACCCGCTTTATGTCCGGTAAATTCCCGCTGATGATGTTTGGTCTGCCTGGCGCTGCGCTGGCTATGTATGTCACCGCAAAAGACAGCAAGAAAAAAGCGGTGGGCGGTCTGTTGCTCTCCGCAGCTCTGACCTCGTTCCTCACAGGCATCACCGAGCCGATCGAGTTCACCTTCCTGTTCGTCGCACCGGTCCTCTACGGTATCCACTGCATTCTGGCAGGCGCTTCCTACATGATTATGCACATTCTGGGCGTCGGCATTGGCATGACGTTCTCCGGCGGTGTCATCGACTTTATCCTGTTTGGTGTGCTGCAAGGCGCGAACAAAACCAGTTGGCCGTGGGTACTTGTCGTTGGCGTGGCCTACTTTGTGATCTACTTCTTCCTCTTCCGCTTCCTCATCCTCAAATGGCAGCTGAAAACGCCGGGCCGTGAGGACGATGATGAAGAGACCAAGCTTTACACCCGTAAAGATGTGGAAGCGAAAAAAGCAGGTGGCACGGCTGCTTCCACTGCGGCCGGTAGCAAAGACGATGAAGTCTCCATCCTGATTGTGGATGGCTTGGGCGGGCCCGAAAACATCTCCAATCTGGACAGCTGCGCCACTCGCCTGCGTGTGACAGTCGAGGATGCTTCCAAGGTGGAGGACAGCGTCCTCAAACAGTCCGGTGCCGCTGGCATCATTAAGAGCGGCAATGGTATCCAGGTCATTTATGGCCCGAAGGTTACCGTTATCAAGAGCAATGTGGAAGACTACCTCGAAAAGATCGGCAAAACACTCAACAGCTGA